The DNA sequence TTTCAGCGCCGCCGCCTGTGCTTCCTCAAGGCTCGCGGCGCGAGCGGAAAGCGCAAGCTGGGTGCTGATGATGGCAAGCGGCGTGCGCAGCTGATGGCTGGCATTGCCGGTGAAATGCCGGAGAGCATCGAGCGCCGATTGCAGCCGCACCATGAAGGAATTGACGGTTTCCACCAGATTTTCCACCTCGACCGGCACGGACTGGCGGATGGGGTGCAGGTCGTTCGGGCTGCGCTCGGCAATGGCTTCGCTGAGCCGGTAAAGCGGCCTGAGAGAAATCGTCACCGCGATCCAGACGATGATCGCCGCCCCCACGATCATCAAGAGCAGCCGCAGTGCCGAACGCAGGATGATGGCCTGCGCCAGCTGGCTGCGGGCAATGGTGGTTTCGGCAACCGTCACGGAAAACGGCACGGAATTGATGCCGGTGGAGGCAAAACGGCGGATCGCGGCGATGCGGATCGGCTCGTCGCGAAACACCGCATCACGATAGGCGGGGGTATCGCCCTTCGGGTTCTCCACCGTCGGCAGGTTCTGGTAGCCGGTGAGGAATTGCCCGTTCGGCCCATCGACACGGTAGAATACCCGGTCCTGCGCCGCAGATGTCAGCATTTCCAGCGCCACATAGGGGATGTCGACTTCCAGCGAACCATCCTCGGCCACCACCACCCGCTCGGCAATGGCAAGTGCGGAACCGGAAAGCACCCGGTCGGAGACGACATTGGCGGTATTGACCGCCTCACGCCAGGTATCGGTCAGCGCAACGCAGCCGATGATGGCAGTGGAAATGAGAAGCCAGCCTAAAAGTCGCCGCCTGAGCGAATAGGCGGCCTGTCTCATTCAGCCATCTCCGGCAGCTTTTCGAGATAATAACCGATGCCGCGTGCGGTCTTCACCGTCAGCCCGTGGGGAGCAAGCCGCTTGCGCAGGCGGCTGACATATTGCTCGATGGCATTGGCGGAAATATCGTCGTCGAAGCCTGTCAGCGATTGCACGATCGCTTCCTTGGCGACGACCTTGCCCGCCCGCATGAACAACACTTCGAGCAACGCCACTTCGCGCGCCGGAATATCGAGCGGACGCCCATCCGCCGAAAAGGTGCGCGATGTCAGATCGAACAGAACCTTGCCGAAACTGAGCGCGGAAGAGCGCAGCCCGGCATTGCGGCGCAAGAGCACCCGCACCCGCGCCTCGAATTCGGTGATATCGAAGGGCTTGATCATGTAGTCGTCGGCGCCGAGATCCAGCCCCTTGACCTTTTCCTCCGGTGTACCGCGCGCCGTCAGGATCAGCACCGCCGCCTTGTCCTGGCGCGAACGCATGGAGCGCAGCACCTCGATACCATCCATTTCCGGCAGGTTGAGATCGAGAATGACCAGATCGAAATTTTCCGCCGCAATCGCCGCATCGGCGGAAGCGCCGTCGGAAACCACGTCCACCGCGTAACCGCTGCCCCGCAGCAGCGCCGAGAGACCTTCCGACAGCACCTGATTGTCCTCGACCAGCAAAATACGCAAATCTTCCCTCCCGCGATGTCCTAATTTAACCAAGCCCTTGCCGCTTGTGAATGGCAAGCGCCTGCGGCATGATCTTTTCCATGCGTATCTGCCTTCTTCTTTGCCTCTGTCTTTGCATGGCCTCGCCCGGGCTTGCCCAGGTTGCCGTTTTTCCGGCCCCATCTGGCAAGGCGGACGCGCAAACGCTGGTGGTCTATTCCTCTCTGGATGAACCTTTGGCAACGCCGATGATCGAGGGTTTCCAGAAGGCCAATCCCGATGTCGCCGTCCATTACGAGGACATGCTGACCGGCGAAATCTACGACCGCATCGTCAAGGAAACCGACGCCGGCAAAAAAACCGCCGATTTTGCCTTCTCCTCCGCCATGGATCTGCAGGTAAAGCTGAGCAATGACGGTTACGCCCAGCGCTCGGATCTCGCCATGAGCGCGCGCTGGCCCGCCTGGGCGAATTGGCGCAACACCGCCTATGCGCTGACCTTCGAGCCGGCGGTCTTCGTCTATCACAAGCCGAGCTTCACCACCGAAAAACCGCCCGCCACCCGCGCAGAATTCGTCAATTACCTCGAACACCATGCCAAGGAGGTATATGGCCGCATCGCCACCTACGATATTGAGCGCTCCGGTGTCGGCTTCCTGTTCATGTCGCGGGACCAGGAACAGTTCGGCGATATATGGAGCGTCATCAAGGCCATGGGGGCCGCCGGCGTAAAGGTCTATTCCACCTCCTCGGCCATTCTGGAACGCGTTTCCGACGGCCGTTTCGTGCTGGGCTACAATATTCTCGGCTCTTATGCGGCTGACTGGGCCTCGCGCCACCCCGATGTCGGCATCGTTTTGCCCAAGGATTATACAGTCGTCATGTCGCGCATCGGGCTGGTGCCGGAAGCCGCCGCCAATCCCGAACTCGGCCGCCGTTATCTCGAATTCTTCATGTCCAAGGAAGGACAAACGATCATGGCCCGGCAGTTGCAGATCCCCGCAGTCAGCCCGGAAGTGGCGGGCGAAAACACCGCCAACACCATGCAGGCCATCCACGGCGCACAATTGCGTCCCGTGCCCGTCAGCCCCGGCCTGATGGTCTATCTGGATCAGGTGAAACGCAGCCGCCTGATTGAGCGCTGGAACGAGGCGTTGCGCTCACAGTAGGTTCCCCACCCCTCCCTCATTCCTGTGCTCGTCACAGGAATCCAGCCAGCCCAAGTCTTTGGGCTGAAGGGACTCTTCTCGCCGCACAGACGTGCGTCGACTGGATTCCTGTGACAGGCACAGGAATGAGGGTGAAGTGAACATCGACGGCGCAAAACAAAGTCGTCCCACACGCCACAGTAGACGTCCGATACAAATTAATAGAGAGTAAATGCGCAAGGACTTGCGTAGCGTCAGTTAGATGACAGCTTTTTGTGATGCTCTGCAATCCTTCTTCATTCCGTGGAGGCGGAAGAAGATGCGGGAGGAAATCTGAACGATCGCCAAGGCCCTGCGCTTGAGTTTTCAGCGCTGGACAGATGCGCTCTGAAGCCCCCCGCATAAAACGAAAAACGACGCCCAAAAGGGCATCCTGAGGAGGGTTTTCTACGTGAAACATTTTCTTATCGGCACATTTCTGGCGGGCGTGATCGCTCTTCCGGCGGTTGCAGCGGATTACACCATCATCGCCCCGGCCAACCCCGGCGGCGGCTGGGACCAGACCGCGCGTTCCCTGCAGACCGTGCTGCAGGAAGAAGGCATTTCCAAGAGCGTTCAGGTGCAGAACGTACCGGGCGCCGGCGGCACCATCGGTCTTGCGCAGTTCGCCAGCCAGCAGAAGGGCAACCCGAACGCCCTCATCGTCGGCGGTTACGTGATGGTCGGCGCGATCCTCACCAACAAGTCGCCCGTCACCCTCAATGAAGTGACGCCGATCGCCCGCCTGACCGGCGAATATGAAGCCATCGTCGTTCCGGCATCCTCGCCGCTGAAGACCATCGGCGACCTCGTAGACCAGCTGAAGAAGGATCCGGGCAGCGTTTCCTGGGGCGGCGGCTCTGCCGGCGGCACCGACCATATCGCCGTTGGCCTGATCGCCAAGGCGGCCGGTGTCGATCCGACCAAGATCAACTACATCGCTTACTCCGGCGGCGGCGAAGCGCTTGCCTCGATCCTCGGCTCGCAGGTAACCGCCGGCATTTCGAGCTACGGCGAATTCGAAAGCCAGGTCAAGGCCGGCACGCTGCGCCTGCTCGCTGTTTCCAGCGAAGAGAAGCTGGAAGGCGTTGACGCACCGACGCTGAAGGAAAGCGGCCTTGATGTCGTGGTTCAGAACTGGCGCATGGTCGCCGCTGCTCCCGGCCTGACGCCGGAACAGGAAAAGGCCGTTAGTGCAGACGTCGAGAAGCTGGCGAAATCCGCCAAGTGGCAGGAAACCCTGAAGACCAAGAGCTGGATGGACACCTACCTTTCCGGCGACGAGTTCAAGGCACAGCTTGCCAAGGACACTGCCGCCACCGAAACGATCCTCAAAGACATCGGACTGGTAAAATGAGCCAGGGTTCCAACCCTTCACAACATCAAAAGCGCCGCCCTGATTGGGCGGCGCTGGCGATCGCCGTCTTCCTCGTTCTCATCGCCTCAGTGATCTTCTGGGACAGCGCCCGCCTCGCCAGCGTCACCGGTTATTCGCCGGTCGGCCCGGCAACCGTGCCTTACGCCATCGGCTTCTGTCTTGTCGGCCTGGCGCTCTGGACGGCCATTGAAGCCTGGCGCGGTGATTTTCCCGAACGCGACAAACAGGAAATCGCCCCGGTCATCTGGGTCGTCGCCGGCCTTGCCGCGCAGATGCTGCTGCTGAATGTGGCGGGTTTCTCCATTGCCACGGGTCTGCTGTTTGCCTTTACGGCGCGCGCCTTCGGCAAACGCAAGCTCTGGTATTCGATCCCCATCGGCATCGTTTTGAGCTTTGCCATCTGGTTCATCTTCGCGCGCCTGCTGCAGCTTTCGCTGCCCGCCGGACCTCTGGAACGGCTGTTCTTCTAACAGCCATTCCGACCAAAATTCGGGATAACAGGAACCGCCGGCGCGCGATGACGCGAATGCCAGCCGTTCCGCCCGCCCTTCTGCTCGACTTGGGGGACATCTGTCCATGAGTACGTTTGAATTCCTGCTGCACGGTCTTGAGGTTGCTGCCCAACCCATGAACCTGCTCTATGCGCTGATCGGCGTCACGCTCGGCACCGCCGTCGGCGTTCTGCCCGGCATCGGGCCAGCGCTGACCGTGGCGCTGCTTCTGCCCGTCACCTACCGGCTCGATCCCGCCGGTTCGCTCATCATGTTCGCCGGCATCTATTATGGCGGCATGTATGGCGGCTCGACCACCTCTATCCTGCTCAACACGCCGGGCGAAAGCGCCTCGATCGTGACCGCGCTCGAAGGCAACAAGATGGCCCGCAAGGGCAGAGGCGGCCCGGCGCTGGCCACCGCCGCCATCGGCTCCTTCGTCGCCGGCCTCATCGCCACCATCGCGCTTGCCTTCGTTGCACCCTTTATCGTCAAGCTGGCGCTGGTGTTCGGCCCGCGCGAATATTTCGCGCTGATGGTGCTCGCCTTCGTCACCGTTTCCTCCGCTTTCGGAGATTCGGCGCTGCGCGGCCTCACCTCGCTGTTCATCGGCTTTGCACTTGCCATTGTCGGCATCGACCAGCTGACCGGCCAGACCCGCATGAGCTTCGGCATTCCCGACCTGCTCGACGGTGTGGAAGTGACGACGCTTGCGGTGGCCATGTTCGCCATCGGCGAAACACTGTTCATCGTCGCACAGGGCAATAGCGGCGACGAAAAGGTCGAGGCCGTCAAGGGTTCGGTCTGGATGAGTGCACAGGACTGGGCGCGCTCGTGGAAACCCTGGCTGCGCGGCACGTTGATCGGCTTCCCCATCGGCGCAATGCCTGCCGGTGGCGCTGAAATCGGCACCTTCCTTTCCTACGCCACCGAAAAGAAGCTGACCAAATATCCGGAAGAATTCGGCAACGGCGCCATTGAAGGTGTTGCCGGACCAGAGGCCGCCAACAACGCCTCGGCAGCCGGTACGCTCGTGCCGCTGCTGACGCTCGGCCTGCCGACGACGGCAACCGCCGCCATCATGCTCGCCGGTTTCCAACAGTTCGGCCTGCAGCCCGGCCCGCTGCTGTTCGCTACCAATCCGCAGCTCGTTTGGGGCCTGATCGCCAGCCTGTTCATCGCCAATCTGATGCTTCTGGTGCTCAACCTGCCGCTCGTCGGTCTCTGGGTGAAGCTGCTGACCATTCCGAAGCCCTGGCTTTACGCGGGTATCCTGCTGTTCGCCACGCTCGGCACCATCGGCGCCAACCCGTCGGTGTTCGAACTCGGCATGCTGCTCGCCTTCGGTATCCTCGGCTACATCATGCGCATCTTCGGTTATCCGATTGCGCCTGCGGTCGTCGGCCTGATCCTTGGCCCGCTTGCCGAACAGCAGCTTCGCCGCGCACTGGCCATCGGCCAGGGCGATCCGACAGTGCTGCTCACCTCGCCCATCGCCGTCGGCCTGTTCGCTGTCGCGGCAGCCGCCTTCATCATCCCGCTGATCATGCGCATCCGCGGCCGTGGTGAGGTGCTGTCGCAGCTTGCCGCTAACGAGGACTGATAACAAAGAGCCTCCCAAGGCAACTGGCCCCGTATCCTCGGATGCGGGGCCTTTTTTATTCACGCCAACGGGATGTGTGGCGCGAACGCGGCCATGATATAACTCCTGTCCAAACGCAGGAGAAAAACATGCGCAAGATCGCGATGATGATGGTTCTGGCCCTTGCCGGCTGCGCCACCGCCGCTCCCGATGTGGAACCCATTCCCGGCAGCATCACCTATGGCGGGCAGCCTCGCACCAAACTCACCAAATCCCCCGTCGGCAGCACGCTCAGCAACGAATTCGTCATGGATGACGGGCGGTTTGCAATGGAAACCTACCGCGTGCAGCCCGACCGGTCGCTGAAGCTGGAAAGACGCGAAATCATCGGCGACTGGCCGCCGAATTGAGACGTGCGGACACGGACCGGGTTAGCGACGCGAGCGAAAACGGTGCTTCCGTCATCCTCGGGCTTGTCCCGAGGATCTGCTAACGCTTTGATTTTATTCGACGTGGTTAGATCCTCGGCACAGGGCCGAGGATGACGTCGAGTGAATGTTCACCCTTCACCACCGACTTCAAAGAGACTGCAGCCTGTCCGGAAATTTAAACCGGACAGCAGTAGGTTTGTCCCGAGGATGAAGTCCGGAGAGATTGCAAGCCATGCTCTCCCGCCCACACATTTCCCGCTCACCGCAATTCAGAACAATTCTAAAACATATTTTTGATTTCCGCCGACCTTGCCAATAAAGCTGATAGCGAACATCAAGTTAAGCTGACGGAAAGCTTTCCGCCGGTCCAGAACCATATTGCAAGGGACATATTCGTGGCCATCAACTTCACCTTCCCCGTTCGGCTGCTGGCGGCAGCGGCCTTCAGCCTTGGCGCAATGACCGCAGGTGCTGAGGAAATGACGATAAAGCACGCGCAGGGCGAAACCGTGCTGAAAGCGGCACCGAAGAAGGTTCTGGTTCTGGATATTCCCTCGCTCGACAATCTCGATGCGCTGGGCGTCGAGCCAACAGGCGTCGTTGGCTCCAACCTGCCAGCCTACCTGCAGAAATACGCCGACGGCAAATATCTGAAGGTCGGCACGCTGTTTGAGCCCGATTACGAGGCAATCAATGCGGCTGAAGCCGATCTCGTCATCGTCGGCGGCCGTTCGCGGGCGAAATATCCTGACGTTTCGAAGATCACGCCCGCCATCGACATGTCGATCGATTCCAAGGAATTCATCAACAGCGTCAAAGGCAACATCACCAAGCTCGGCGATATCTTCGGCAAGCAGGAAGAAGCAAAGAAGCTAGACGCCGCTCTCGACGAAAAAGTCGCCAGGCTGAAAGAGATCGCCCCGAATTCCGGCACGGCGATGATCCTCCTGACCAATGCCGGCAAGGTCGGCGTTTATGGCCCGAGCTCGCGCACCGGCTGGCTGCACACCGAAATCGGCTTCAAGCCGGTCGCCGCCGACATCGATGACCGCTTCGACCGCGGCGACGTCGTATCCTTCGAATATCTGGCCGAAGTCAATCCCGAGTGGCTGTTCGTGATCGACCGTGACGCCGGTGTCGGCCGTGCCACCG is a window from the Agrobacterium tumefaciens genome containing:
- a CDS encoding sensor histidine kinase, with the protein product MRQAAYSLRRRLLGWLLISTAIIGCVALTDTWREAVNTANVVSDRVLSGSALAIAERVVVAEDGSLEVDIPYVALEMLTSAAQDRVFYRVDGPNGQFLTGYQNLPTVENPKGDTPAYRDAVFRDEPIRIAAIRRFASTGINSVPFSVTVAETTIARSQLAQAIILRSALRLLLMIVGAAIIVWIAVTISLRPLYRLSEAIAERSPNDLHPIRQSVPVEVENLVETVNSFMVRLQSALDALRHFTGNASHQLRTPLAIISTQLALSARAASLEEAQAAALKGGASVAHAEHILAQLLRMANIDAAGSSEKHDFSAIDLVAVAQNVTADFVPRAADAGIDLGFEGEGEATILAEPLLIGELIGNLVSNAINYAGRGAEVTVRVGEQAGAVWLEVEDNGPGIPPEKRAMVRQRFARGEANAAPGAGLGLAIIEEIAGLFGGRLMLEDGAEGRGLRARVVFGPDLREE
- a CDS encoding response regulator, which gives rise to MRILLVEDNQVLSEGLSALLRGSGYAVDVVSDGASADAAIAAENFDLVILDLNLPEMDGIEVLRSMRSRQDKAAVLILTARGTPEEKVKGLDLGADDYMIKPFDITEFEARVRVLLRRNAGLRSSALSFGKVLFDLTSRTFSADGRPLDIPAREVALLEVLFMRAGKVVAKEAIVQSLTGFDDDISANAIEQYVSRLRKRLAPHGLTVKTARGIGYYLEKLPEMAE
- a CDS encoding ABC transporter substrate-binding protein; this translates as MRICLLLCLCLCMASPGLAQVAVFPAPSGKADAQTLVVYSSLDEPLATPMIEGFQKANPDVAVHYEDMLTGEIYDRIVKETDAGKKTADFAFSSAMDLQVKLSNDGYAQRSDLAMSARWPAWANWRNTAYALTFEPAVFVYHKPSFTTEKPPATRAEFVNYLEHHAKEVYGRIATYDIERSGVGFLFMSRDQEQFGDIWSVIKAMGAAGVKVYSTSSAILERVSDGRFVLGYNILGSYAADWASRHPDVGIVLPKDYTVVMSRIGLVPEAAANPELGRRYLEFFMSKEGQTIMARQLQIPAVSPEVAGENTANTMQAIHGAQLRPVPVSPGLMVYLDQVKRSRLIERWNEALRSQ
- a CDS encoding Bug family tripartite tricarboxylate transporter substrate binding protein is translated as MKHFLIGTFLAGVIALPAVAADYTIIAPANPGGGWDQTARSLQTVLQEEGISKSVQVQNVPGAGGTIGLAQFASQQKGNPNALIVGGYVMVGAILTNKSPVTLNEVTPIARLTGEYEAIVVPASSPLKTIGDLVDQLKKDPGSVSWGGGSAGGTDHIAVGLIAKAAGVDPTKINYIAYSGGGEALASILGSQVTAGISSYGEFESQVKAGTLRLLAVSSEEKLEGVDAPTLKESGLDVVVQNWRMVAAAPGLTPEQEKAVSADVEKLAKSAKWQETLKTKSWMDTYLSGDEFKAQLAKDTAATETILKDIGLVK
- a CDS encoding tripartite tricarboxylate transporter TctB family protein, giving the protein MSQGSNPSQHQKRRPDWAALAIAVFLVLIASVIFWDSARLASVTGYSPVGPATVPYAIGFCLVGLALWTAIEAWRGDFPERDKQEIAPVIWVVAGLAAQMLLLNVAGFSIATGLLFAFTARAFGKRKLWYSIPIGIVLSFAIWFIFARLLQLSLPAGPLERLFF
- a CDS encoding tripartite tricarboxylate transporter permease; this encodes MSTFEFLLHGLEVAAQPMNLLYALIGVTLGTAVGVLPGIGPALTVALLLPVTYRLDPAGSLIMFAGIYYGGMYGGSTTSILLNTPGESASIVTALEGNKMARKGRGGPALATAAIGSFVAGLIATIALAFVAPFIVKLALVFGPREYFALMVLAFVTVSSAFGDSALRGLTSLFIGFALAIVGIDQLTGQTRMSFGIPDLLDGVEVTTLAVAMFAIGETLFIVAQGNSGDEKVEAVKGSVWMSAQDWARSWKPWLRGTLIGFPIGAMPAGGAEIGTFLSYATEKKLTKYPEEFGNGAIEGVAGPEAANNASAAGTLVPLLTLGLPTTATAAIMLAGFQQFGLQPGPLLFATNPQLVWGLIASLFIANLMLLVLNLPLVGLWVKLLTIPKPWLYAGILLFATLGTIGANPSVFELGMLLAFGILGYIMRIFGYPIAPAVVGLILGPLAEQQLRRALAIGQGDPTVLLTSPIAVGLFAVAAAAFIIPLIMRIRGRGEVLSQLAANED
- a CDS encoding siderophore ABC transporter substrate-binding protein; amino-acid sequence: MAINFTFPVRLLAAAAFSLGAMTAGAEEMTIKHAQGETVLKAAPKKVLVLDIPSLDNLDALGVEPTGVVGSNLPAYLQKYADGKYLKVGTLFEPDYEAINAAEADLVIVGGRSRAKYPDVSKITPAIDMSIDSKEFINSVKGNITKLGDIFGKQEEAKKLDAALDEKVARLKEIAPNSGTAMILLTNAGKVGVYGPSSRTGWLHTEIGFKPVAADIDDRFDRGDVVSFEYLAEVNPEWLFVIDRDAGVGRATDPGKAAAQVLDNELIHQTNAWKKKQIVYLDPQAAYIVSSGYTALNTLLDQVYKAVSEKK